The region TGATATCAGGATTGTTCTTGTAATCTTTGTCGATCTTCTTCAGAAGCATGGCCATTGCTGCCGCCTTGACGCCGAATCCAAAACCTTCGAAACCCTTTTGCGATTTCAGATAAGTGTATAGCGGGAGCTCGTTGGGTCCGTTCACGTCAGACTTTTTCATCTGCGGGAACGTGGTGCCGTACTTGAGCGTGCAGAATTCATGAATTTCGTCGTCTGTGCCAGGGGTCTGGCCCATGAACTGGTTGCACGGAATGTCGATGACTTCGAAGCCCTTGTCGTGGAAGTCCGTGTACATCTTTTCGATCGGCTTGTAGTGCGGGGTGAATCCGCAACCGGTTGCCGTGTTCACGATGAGCATGACTTGGCCCTTGAATTTAGAGAGTGGAACTTCGTTGCCTTTACCATCGGTAAGTGTGAAGTCGTAGATTGTCATTTTTTTTCTCCATATACACTATTTTGTTTTACACAATTAAATTTTATAAAATTTAATTTGAAAAAGCAATGGTTGGCGGAAAAAAGTAAGTTATATTGGGGTTTTTATGTGATTTTTTGCAAATGACATGTCATCCTGACCCGTAGGGGAAGGATCCAGTTAAATCTTGTTTTTTATCTTTGCCACCATGAAATCGATAGAAGTTGTCGCGGGTGTTATCACGGATGGCGGGCGCATTTTTGCCACGCAGCGTGGGTATGGCGACCAAAAAGATGGCTGGGAATTTCCGGGCGGCAAGATGGAACCGGGTGAAACTCCGGAGCAGGCGCTCGTTCGCGAACTTCAGGAAGAACTCGCCATTGAAGTAAATGTTGGCGAAAAAATTTGCACGGTGGAATACGATTACCCGAAATTTCACCTGACGATGCATTGCTTTTATTGCTCGCTCGCTGCAGGCTGCAAGCCGAAACTCCTGGAACACGAAGACGCCAAATGGCTTGACCGCACAAACTTAAACACTGTCAGCTGGCTCCCCGCCGATGTTGAGGTTGTGAAACATCTATAGCATCACCGTC is a window of Fibrobacter sp. UBA4297 DNA encoding:
- a CDS encoding glutathione peroxidase; its protein translation is MTIYDFTLTDGKGNEVPLSKFKGQVMLIVNTATGCGFTPHYKPIEKMYTDFHDKGFEVIDIPCNQFMGQTPGTDDEIHEFCTLKYGTTFPQMKKSDVNGPNELPLYTYLKSQKGFEGFGFGVKAAAMAMLLKKIDKDYKNNPDI
- a CDS encoding (deoxy)nucleoside triphosphate pyrophosphohydrolase, yielding MKSIEVVAGVITDGGRIFATQRGYGDQKDGWEFPGGKMEPGETPEQALVRELQEELAIEVNVGEKICTVEYDYPKFHLTMHCFYCSLAAGCKPKLLEHEDAKWLDRTNLNTVSWLPADVEVVKHL